Proteins from a single region of Electrophorus electricus isolate fEleEle1 chromosome 5, fEleEle1.pri, whole genome shotgun sequence:
- the poli gene encoding DNA polymerase iota isoform X2 produces the protein MSRRKTRALRVCCVVSACASRRAGGARDRVILHFDLDCYYAQVEMIRNPALRTKPLGVQQKYIIVTCNYLARELGVTKLMSLKEALERCPQLVIVKGEDLTCYREMSYRVTELLMSYCPLVERLGFDENFVDATELVENRLKDTDISSLSFVGHIYKHDALAVDVQEHARLALGSIIAAEMREALWSRLGLTSCAGIASSKLMAKLVSGTFKPNQQTALLPQSTAELMGSLAGPCKVPGIGYRTGEYTVVSAVTVLGIGYRTGEYAVVSAVTVLGIGYRTGEYAVVSAVTVLGIGYRTGEYAVVSAVTVLGIGYRTGEYAVVSAVTMLGIGYRTGEYAVVSAVTVLGIGYRTGEYAVVSAVTVSGVGYRTGKYAVVSAVTVLGIGYRTGEKLKALGVLSVRALQVAPLFELASEFGEATAKRIQNLAYGIDPSPVTPAGPPQSLSDEDSFRKISTVMEVEGKVRELLSCLMERMRKDGRLPQTLRLTLRRSTALNRWFCRESRQCPIPHHTAHRVVTGCSDAVPQLVSIAMKLFHRLVDVGEGFHLTLLNVCFTNLQAKGSDRNSISSYLTHTPPTAAHTSTQGQDMVGGLSPNGPSSRTQTRTVAGVKDTHKRKELFPHTALSSSFSSPPSSSSEPLGQKSLPQAVQAHTPVPPWRPILEHSDEKRVDPGDSRRASVLEERKGPDLPPHVDPDVFGALPEHIQMELLASFQTGGSVPEDSTEAQGSAHTSRFAEQLTVHPNREGGSRHRESSVSHSNHSMAHNDDFSTEHAQNEELCREGQRSEERHAMEDAAGVPVAQTSHPDIPPNVDPCVFSQLPPDMQAELLADWKQRRPTLKVPSKLATKHSAARAGKPAAKGSQSNSLLKYFKPS, from the exons ATGTCGCGGAGGAAGACTCGAGCGCTTCGCGTTTGCTGTGTCGTTTCAGCGTGCGCGAGCAGGCGTGCGGGCGGCGCGCGCGACAGAGTGATCCTTCACTTTGACCTGGACTGCTACTACGCTCAGGTGGAGATGATCCGGAACCCAGCCCTGCGGACCAAACCTTTAG GAGTCCAGCAGAAGTACATTATTGTTACCTGTAACTACCTGGCCAGAGAGCTTGGCGTCACTAAGCTGATGTCGCTGAAGGAGGCTCTGGAGAGATGTCCTCAGCTGGTGATCGTTAAGGGAGAGGACCTCACCTGCTACAGGGAGATGTCGTACAGGGTCACAG AGCTGCTCATGTCATACTGTCCCCTAGTGGAGCGGCTGGGCTTTGACGAGAACTTTGTAGATGCTACAGAGCTGGTGGAGAACAGGCTCAAAGACACAGACATCTCCAGTCTTTCCTTTGTGGGTCACATCTACAAGCACGATG CCTTAGCGGTGGACGTGCAGGAGCACGCCCGGCTGGCTCTGGGCTCCATCATAGCAGCTGAAATGCGGGAGGCGCTGTGGAGCAGACTGGGTCTCACCTCCTGTGCTGGGATCGCTAGCAGCAAGCTAATGGCCAAGCTGGTATCGGGCACATTCAAGCCCAACCAGCAGACGGCGCTGTTGCCCCAGAGCACCGCTGAACTGATGGGCAGCCTGGCTGGACCCTGCAAAGTGCCTG GGATTGGCTACAGGACGGGTGAGTACACTGTAGTTAGCGCTGTGACTGTGTTAGGGATTGGCTACAGGACGGGTGAGTACGCTGTAGTTAGCGCTGTGACTGTGTTAGGGATTGGCTACAGGACGGGTGAGTACGCTGTAGTTAGCGCTGTGACTGTGTTAGGGATTGGCTACAGGACGGGTGAGTACGCTGTAGTTAGCGCTGTGACTGTGTTAGGGATTGGCTACAGGACGGGTGAGTACGCTGTAGTTAGCGCTGTGACTATGTTGGGGATTGGCTACAGGACGGGTGAGTACGCTGTAGTTAGCGCTGTGACTGTGTTAGGGATTGGCTACAGGACGGGTGAGTACGCTGTAGTTAGCGCTGTGACTGTGTCAGGGGTCGGTTACAGGACGGGTAAGTACGCTGTAGTTAGCGCTGTGACTGTGTTAGGGATTGGCTACAGGACGGGTGAGAAGCTGAAGGCCCTGGGTGTGCTGAGTGTCCGAGCCCTGCAGGTGGCGCCGCTGTTTGAACTGGCGTCTGAGTTCGGGGAAGCCACGGCTAAACGCATCCAGAACCTGGCCTACGGCATTGACCCTTCACCTGTGACCCCTGCAGGTCCTCCACAG TCGCTAAGCGACGAGGACTCCTTCCGGAAGATCTCCACGGTGATGGAAGTGGAGGGCAAAGTGCGAGAGCTGCTCAGCTGCCTGATGGAGAG GATGCGAAAGGATGGTAGGCTGCCTCAGACGCTGAGACTCACCCTCAGACGAAGCACCGCACTGAATCGCTGGTTCTGTCGAGAGAGCAGACAGTGTCCCATACCTCACCACACCGCACACAGAGTTGtaactg GGTGCAGTGACGCAGTGCCTCAGCTAGTTTCCATAGCGATGAAGCTCTTCCACAGACTGGTggatgtgggggaggggttccACCTGACcctgctgaatgtgtgtttcaCTAACCTACAAGCCAAGGGATCTGATAGGAACTCCATCAGctcctacctcacacacacaccacccacagcagcacacacttCTACACAGGGGCAG GACATGGTTGGGGGTTTGAGTCCTAATGGTCCCTCAAGCCGCACCCAGACTAGAACTGTGGCGGGGGTAAAGGACACACACAAGCGTAAggaactcttcccacacacagccctgtcttCATCATTCtcctcaccaccatcatcatcatcagaacCATTAGGCCAGAAGTCGCTGCCCCAAGCAGTCCAGGCCCATACGCCCGTACCTCCCTGGCGACCaattctggaacattctgatGAGAAGAGAGTGGACCCTGGAGATTCCAGAAGAGCCAGTGTTCTAGAAGAGAGGAAAGGTCCGGACCTCCCTCCCCACGTTGACCCAGATGTGTTTGGAGCGCTTCCAGAACATATACAGATGGAGCTGCTGGCCAGTTTCCAGACTGGAGGTTCGGTTCCAGAAGATTCTACAGAAGCACAGGGTTCCGCCCACACCTCGCGCTTTGCAGAGCAGCTCACAGTGCACCCAAACCGAGAAGGAGGCTCACGACACAGGGAATCCAGTGTGAGTCATAGCAACCATAGCATGGCGCATAACGATGACTTCAGCACCGAGCATGCCCAAAACGAGGAGCTCTGTAgggaaggtcagaggtcagaggagaggCATGCCATGGAGGATGCAGCTGGTGTCCCTGTGGCTCAGACAAGCCACCCTGACATCCCTCCCAATGTGGATCCCTGTGTGTTCTCTCAGCTTCCACCAGACATGCAGGCTGAGCTGCTGGCAGACTGGAAACAACGCAGACCCACGCTCAAAGTCCCCTCCAAACTCGCAACCAAACACTCGGCAGCGCGAGCGGGCAAACCTGCTGCCAAGGGCTCTCAGAGCAACAGTCTGCTGAAATATTTCAAACCCAGCTGA
- the pgam5 gene encoding serine/threonine-protein phosphatase PGAM5, mitochondrial isoform X2, with the protein MSFRRAVAAACGLAGGSALLLCAAESREYFGDNRGGRSKAGVGVLHAAHPSPWAPGNHSVQPSGYGWDNNWDKRDPTSNPRRKERSKEENSSEAENSKPTATRHIFLIRHSQYNLNGNRDREKTLTPLGREQAELTGQRLAALGLQYDVLIHSSMARATETANIISRYLPGVELVSCDLLREGAPIEPVPPVSHWKPEAVYHEDGARIEAAFRRYIHRAEPKQKEDSYEIIVCHANVIRYFVCRALQFPPEGWLRLGLNNGSITWLTIRPSGRVALRALGDSGFMPPDKVTRT; encoded by the exons ATGTCTTTCCGTAGGGCCGTCGCAGCCGCGTGCGGGCTCGCGGGCGGCTCGGCGCTTCTGCTTTGCGCCGCCGAGTCGCGTGAATATTTCGGAGACAACCGCGGCGGACGTTCCAAAGCGGGAGTCGGTGTTCTTCACGCGGCTCACCCGAGCCCGTGGGCTCCGGGGAACCACAGCGTGCAGCCTAGCGGATACGGATGGGATAACAACTGGGATAA ACGAGACCCCACCTCCAACccgaggaggaaggagaggagcaAAGAGGAGAACAGCTCAGAGGCGGAGAACAGTAAACCCACAGCAACACGCCACATCTTCCTCATCAGACACTCCCAGTACAACCTCAACGGGAACAGAGACCGGGAGAAAACGCTCACTCCTTTAG GTCGCGAGCAGGCTGAGCTCACAGGGCAGAGGCTGGCAGCACTGGGTCTCCAATACGATGTGCTCATTCATTCCAGCATGGCCCGGGCTACGGAGACCGCCAACATCATCAGCAGATACCTGCCAG gggtggagctGGTGAGCTGTGATTTGTTGCGAGAAGGGGCACCCATAGAACCTGTACCTCCCGTGAGCCACTGGAAGCCTGAAGCTGTG TACCACGAAGACGGCGCACGCATTGAGGCAGCTTTCCGCCGCTACATCCACCGGGCCGAGCCCAAGCAGAAGGAGGACAGCTACGAGATCATCGTCTGTCACGCTAACGTCATCCGCtattttgtgtgcag agcGCTGCAGTTCCCGCCAGAGGGCTGGCTGCGTCTGGGTCTGAACAATGGCAGCATCACGTGGCTGACGATCCGCCCGAGCGGTCGCGTGGCCCTGCGAGCGCTCGGAGACTCTGGCTTCATGCCCCCGGACAAGGTTACCCGCACCTGA
- the poli gene encoding DNA polymerase iota isoform X3, with amino-acid sequence MDTDEEGEDDCDISADLLDASACASRRAGGARDRVILHFDLDCYYAQVEMIRNPALRTKPLGVQQKYIIVTCNYLARELGVTKLMSLKEALERCPQLVIVKGEDLTCYREMSYRVTELLMSYCPLVERLGFDENFVDATELVENRLKDTDISSLSFVGHIYKHDALAVDVQEHARLALGSIIAAEMREALWSRLGLTSCAGIASSKLMAKLVSGTFKPNQQTALLPQSTAELMGSLAGPCKVPGIGYRTGEKLKALGVLSVRALQVAPLFELASEFGEATAKRIQNLAYGIDPSPVTPAGPPQSLSDEDSFRKISTVMEVEGKVRELLSCLMERMRKDGRLPQTLRLTLRRSTALNRWFCRESRQCPIPHHTAHRVVTGCSDAVPQLVSIAMKLFHRLVDVGEGFHLTLLNVCFTNLQAKGSDRNSISSYLTHTPPTAAHTSTQGQDMVGGLSPNGPSSRTQTRTVAGVKDTHKRKELFPHTALSSSFSSPPSSSSEPLGQKSLPQAVQAHTPVPPWRPILEHSDEKRVDPGDSRRASVLEERKGPDLPPHVDPDVFGALPEHIQMELLASFQTGGSVPEDSTEAQGSAHTSRFAEQLTVHPNREGGSRHRESSVSHSNHSMAHNDDFSTEHAQNEELCREGQRSEERHAMEDAAGVPVAQTSHPDIPPNVDPCVFSQLPPDMQAELLADWKQRRPTLKVPSKLATKHSAARAGKPAAKGSQSNSLLKYFKPS; translated from the exons ATGGACACAGACGAGGAAGGGGAGGACGACTGCGACATCAGCGCAGACTTGCTGGATGCGTCAG CGTGCGCGAGCAGGCGTGCGGGCGGCGCGCGCGACAGAGTGATCCTTCACTTTGACCTGGACTGCTACTACGCTCAGGTGGAGATGATCCGGAACCCAGCCCTGCGGACCAAACCTTTAG GAGTCCAGCAGAAGTACATTATTGTTACCTGTAACTACCTGGCCAGAGAGCTTGGCGTCACTAAGCTGATGTCGCTGAAGGAGGCTCTGGAGAGATGTCCTCAGCTGGTGATCGTTAAGGGAGAGGACCTCACCTGCTACAGGGAGATGTCGTACAGGGTCACAG AGCTGCTCATGTCATACTGTCCCCTAGTGGAGCGGCTGGGCTTTGACGAGAACTTTGTAGATGCTACAGAGCTGGTGGAGAACAGGCTCAAAGACACAGACATCTCCAGTCTTTCCTTTGTGGGTCACATCTACAAGCACGATG CCTTAGCGGTGGACGTGCAGGAGCACGCCCGGCTGGCTCTGGGCTCCATCATAGCAGCTGAAATGCGGGAGGCGCTGTGGAGCAGACTGGGTCTCACCTCCTGTGCTGGGATCGCTAGCAGCAAGCTAATGGCCAAGCTGGTATCGGGCACATTCAAGCCCAACCAGCAGACGGCGCTGTTGCCCCAGAGCACCGCTGAACTGATGGGCAGCCTGGCTGGACCCTGCAAAGTGCCTG GGATTGGCTACAGGACGGGTGAGAAGCTGAAGGCCCTGGGTGTGCTGAGTGTCCGAGCCCTGCAGGTGGCGCCGCTGTTTGAACTGGCGTCTGAGTTCGGGGAAGCCACGGCTAAACGCATCCAGAACCTGGCCTACGGCATTGACCCTTCACCTGTGACCCCTGCAGGTCCTCCACAG TCGCTAAGCGACGAGGACTCCTTCCGGAAGATCTCCACGGTGATGGAAGTGGAGGGCAAAGTGCGAGAGCTGCTCAGCTGCCTGATGGAGAG GATGCGAAAGGATGGTAGGCTGCCTCAGACGCTGAGACTCACCCTCAGACGAAGCACCGCACTGAATCGCTGGTTCTGTCGAGAGAGCAGACAGTGTCCCATACCTCACCACACCGCACACAGAGTTGtaactg GGTGCAGTGACGCAGTGCCTCAGCTAGTTTCCATAGCGATGAAGCTCTTCCACAGACTGGTggatgtgggggaggggttccACCTGACcctgctgaatgtgtgtttcaCTAACCTACAAGCCAAGGGATCTGATAGGAACTCCATCAGctcctacctcacacacacaccacccacagcagcacacacttCTACACAGGGGCAG GACATGGTTGGGGGTTTGAGTCCTAATGGTCCCTCAAGCCGCACCCAGACTAGAACTGTGGCGGGGGTAAAGGACACACACAAGCGTAAggaactcttcccacacacagccctgtcttCATCATTCtcctcaccaccatcatcatcatcagaacCATTAGGCCAGAAGTCGCTGCCCCAAGCAGTCCAGGCCCATACGCCCGTACCTCCCTGGCGACCaattctggaacattctgatGAGAAGAGAGTGGACCCTGGAGATTCCAGAAGAGCCAGTGTTCTAGAAGAGAGGAAAGGTCCGGACCTCCCTCCCCACGTTGACCCAGATGTGTTTGGAGCGCTTCCAGAACATATACAGATGGAGCTGCTGGCCAGTTTCCAGACTGGAGGTTCGGTTCCAGAAGATTCTACAGAAGCACAGGGTTCCGCCCACACCTCGCGCTTTGCAGAGCAGCTCACAGTGCACCCAAACCGAGAAGGAGGCTCACGACACAGGGAATCCAGTGTGAGTCATAGCAACCATAGCATGGCGCATAACGATGACTTCAGCACCGAGCATGCCCAAAACGAGGAGCTCTGTAgggaaggtcagaggtcagaggagaggCATGCCATGGAGGATGCAGCTGGTGTCCCTGTGGCTCAGACAAGCCACCCTGACATCCCTCCCAATGTGGATCCCTGTGTGTTCTCTCAGCTTCCACCAGACATGCAGGCTGAGCTGCTGGCAGACTGGAAACAACGCAGACCCACGCTCAAAGTCCCCTCCAAACTCGCAACCAAACACTCGGCAGCGCGAGCGGGCAAACCTGCTGCCAAGGGCTCTCAGAGCAACAGTCTGCTGAAATATTTCAAACCCAGCTGA
- the wdr31 gene encoding WD repeat-containing protein 31 encodes MGKFQSKLHRRSDVYKTRERVESSALTQVVQYEPAHSDAINCVTSLTSDLCVSGGSDQVVVVYDWRAGKPCKAFHGHSKEITKLCCFSGSTCIFSASRDKSVLQWDFAGGRDPVQSFHGHELVINGVAISPDGSKLCTGSRDNSMRLWDIETGKCLQKNTISRNLVTHVCWVPGGTSVVQTSEDKTIRVWDSRSWQVTNTFPAKQYIQTHCDISTNGNHLLSCSNGFTGHGCEATLWDLRQPGCKVVEYRGHLHTTACCVFLPAALGSPSLVASASYDGSVKIWNQNTAVCLYTLSLDGSGPLVSLAPCDSSNLLCASFNTGLHHLHLSQGTVPSLREVARF; translated from the exons ATGGGTAAATTCCAGAGCAAGCTCCACCGCCGCTCTGATGTCTACAA GACCAGGGAGAGGGTGGAGTCTTCAGCTTTGACACAGGTGGTGCAGTATGAGCCCGCCCACTCTGATGCTATTAACTGTGTGACCtccttgacctctgacctgtgtgtgtcaggtgggAGTGACCAG GTTGTGGTTGTATATGACTGGAGAGCTGGAAAACCCTGCAAAGCTTTTCATGGCCACAGCAAGGAGATCACCAAG ctATGCTGCTTCTCAGGCAGTACGTGTATCTTCAGTGCGTCTCGTGATAAGAGCGTGCTGCAGTGGGACTTTGCTGGTGGCCGCGACCCTGTCCAATCATTTCACGGACACGAACTTGTCATTAACGGGGTCGCCATCAGCCCAG aCGGGTCAAAGCTGTGCACGGGCTCTCGTGATAACTCCATGCGCCTGTGGGACATTGAGACCGGCAAGTGTTTGCAGAAAAACACCATCTCACGAAACCTG GTAACACATGTCTGCTGGGTTCCTGGAGGAACATCAGTTGTCCAAACCTCTGAAGACAAGACCATCAG agTGTGGGACAGTCGTTCGTGGCAGGTTACCAACACCTTTCCTGCTAAGCAGTACATCCAGACACACTGTGACATCAGCACCAACGGGAACCACCTGCTGTCCTGCAGTAACGGCTTCACGGGACATGGCTGTGAGgccacg ctgtgggACCTGCGGCAGCCTGGTTGTAAGGTGGTGGAGTATCGGGGTCATCTCCACACCACGGCCTGCTGCGTCTTTCTGCCAGCTGCCCTGGGCTCCCCGTCTCTGGTAGCTTCTGCCTCCTATGATGGCTCAGTGAAGATCTGGAACCAGAACACTGCag tgtgtttatatactCTGTCTCTGGATGGTTCTGGTCCACTGGTGTCCTTGGCTCCGTGTGACTCCAGCAACCTCCTGTGTGCCTCCTTCAACACAGGCCTCCACCACCTTCACCTGTCCCAGGGAACAGTGCCCAGCCTCAGGGAGGTGGCCCGCTTCTGA
- the poli gene encoding DNA polymerase iota isoform X1 — translation MDTDEEGEDDCDISADLLDASACASRRAGGARDRVILHFDLDCYYAQVEMIRNPALRTKPLGVQQKYIIVTCNYLARELGVTKLMSLKEALERCPQLVIVKGEDLTCYREMSYRVTELLMSYCPLVERLGFDENFVDATELVENRLKDTDISSLSFVGHIYKHDALAVDVQEHARLALGSIIAAEMREALWSRLGLTSCAGIASSKLMAKLVSGTFKPNQQTALLPQSTAELMGSLAGPCKVPGIGYRTGEYTVVSAVTVLGIGYRTGEYAVVSAVTVLGIGYRTGEYAVVSAVTVLGIGYRTGEYAVVSAVTVLGIGYRTGEYAVVSAVTMLGIGYRTGEYAVVSAVTVLGIGYRTGEYAVVSAVTVSGVGYRTGKYAVVSAVTVLGIGYRTGEKLKALGVLSVRALQVAPLFELASEFGEATAKRIQNLAYGIDPSPVTPAGPPQSLSDEDSFRKISTVMEVEGKVRELLSCLMERMRKDGRLPQTLRLTLRRSTALNRWFCRESRQCPIPHHTAHRVVTGCSDAVPQLVSIAMKLFHRLVDVGEGFHLTLLNVCFTNLQAKGSDRNSISSYLTHTPPTAAHTSTQGQDMVGGLSPNGPSSRTQTRTVAGVKDTHKRKELFPHTALSSSFSSPPSSSSEPLGQKSLPQAVQAHTPVPPWRPILEHSDEKRVDPGDSRRASVLEERKGPDLPPHVDPDVFGALPEHIQMELLASFQTGGSVPEDSTEAQGSAHTSRFAEQLTVHPNREGGSRHRESSVSHSNHSMAHNDDFSTEHAQNEELCREGQRSEERHAMEDAAGVPVAQTSHPDIPPNVDPCVFSQLPPDMQAELLADWKQRRPTLKVPSKLATKHSAARAGKPAAKGSQSNSLLKYFKPS, via the exons ATGGACACAGACGAGGAAGGGGAGGACGACTGCGACATCAGCGCAGACTTGCTGGATGCGTCAG CGTGCGCGAGCAGGCGTGCGGGCGGCGCGCGCGACAGAGTGATCCTTCACTTTGACCTGGACTGCTACTACGCTCAGGTGGAGATGATCCGGAACCCAGCCCTGCGGACCAAACCTTTAG GAGTCCAGCAGAAGTACATTATTGTTACCTGTAACTACCTGGCCAGAGAGCTTGGCGTCACTAAGCTGATGTCGCTGAAGGAGGCTCTGGAGAGATGTCCTCAGCTGGTGATCGTTAAGGGAGAGGACCTCACCTGCTACAGGGAGATGTCGTACAGGGTCACAG AGCTGCTCATGTCATACTGTCCCCTAGTGGAGCGGCTGGGCTTTGACGAGAACTTTGTAGATGCTACAGAGCTGGTGGAGAACAGGCTCAAAGACACAGACATCTCCAGTCTTTCCTTTGTGGGTCACATCTACAAGCACGATG CCTTAGCGGTGGACGTGCAGGAGCACGCCCGGCTGGCTCTGGGCTCCATCATAGCAGCTGAAATGCGGGAGGCGCTGTGGAGCAGACTGGGTCTCACCTCCTGTGCTGGGATCGCTAGCAGCAAGCTAATGGCCAAGCTGGTATCGGGCACATTCAAGCCCAACCAGCAGACGGCGCTGTTGCCCCAGAGCACCGCTGAACTGATGGGCAGCCTGGCTGGACCCTGCAAAGTGCCTG GGATTGGCTACAGGACGGGTGAGTACACTGTAGTTAGCGCTGTGACTGTGTTAGGGATTGGCTACAGGACGGGTGAGTACGCTGTAGTTAGCGCTGTGACTGTGTTAGGGATTGGCTACAGGACGGGTGAGTACGCTGTAGTTAGCGCTGTGACTGTGTTAGGGATTGGCTACAGGACGGGTGAGTACGCTGTAGTTAGCGCTGTGACTGTGTTAGGGATTGGCTACAGGACGGGTGAGTACGCTGTAGTTAGCGCTGTGACTATGTTGGGGATTGGCTACAGGACGGGTGAGTACGCTGTAGTTAGCGCTGTGACTGTGTTAGGGATTGGCTACAGGACGGGTGAGTACGCTGTAGTTAGCGCTGTGACTGTGTCAGGGGTCGGTTACAGGACGGGTAAGTACGCTGTAGTTAGCGCTGTGACTGTGTTAGGGATTGGCTACAGGACGGGTGAGAAGCTGAAGGCCCTGGGTGTGCTGAGTGTCCGAGCCCTGCAGGTGGCGCCGCTGTTTGAACTGGCGTCTGAGTTCGGGGAAGCCACGGCTAAACGCATCCAGAACCTGGCCTACGGCATTGACCCTTCACCTGTGACCCCTGCAGGTCCTCCACAG TCGCTAAGCGACGAGGACTCCTTCCGGAAGATCTCCACGGTGATGGAAGTGGAGGGCAAAGTGCGAGAGCTGCTCAGCTGCCTGATGGAGAG GATGCGAAAGGATGGTAGGCTGCCTCAGACGCTGAGACTCACCCTCAGACGAAGCACCGCACTGAATCGCTGGTTCTGTCGAGAGAGCAGACAGTGTCCCATACCTCACCACACCGCACACAGAGTTGtaactg GGTGCAGTGACGCAGTGCCTCAGCTAGTTTCCATAGCGATGAAGCTCTTCCACAGACTGGTggatgtgggggaggggttccACCTGACcctgctgaatgtgtgtttcaCTAACCTACAAGCCAAGGGATCTGATAGGAACTCCATCAGctcctacctcacacacacaccacccacagcagcacacacttCTACACAGGGGCAG GACATGGTTGGGGGTTTGAGTCCTAATGGTCCCTCAAGCCGCACCCAGACTAGAACTGTGGCGGGGGTAAAGGACACACACAAGCGTAAggaactcttcccacacacagccctgtcttCATCATTCtcctcaccaccatcatcatcatcagaacCATTAGGCCAGAAGTCGCTGCCCCAAGCAGTCCAGGCCCATACGCCCGTACCTCCCTGGCGACCaattctggaacattctgatGAGAAGAGAGTGGACCCTGGAGATTCCAGAAGAGCCAGTGTTCTAGAAGAGAGGAAAGGTCCGGACCTCCCTCCCCACGTTGACCCAGATGTGTTTGGAGCGCTTCCAGAACATATACAGATGGAGCTGCTGGCCAGTTTCCAGACTGGAGGTTCGGTTCCAGAAGATTCTACAGAAGCACAGGGTTCCGCCCACACCTCGCGCTTTGCAGAGCAGCTCACAGTGCACCCAAACCGAGAAGGAGGCTCACGACACAGGGAATCCAGTGTGAGTCATAGCAACCATAGCATGGCGCATAACGATGACTTCAGCACCGAGCATGCCCAAAACGAGGAGCTCTGTAgggaaggtcagaggtcagaggagaggCATGCCATGGAGGATGCAGCTGGTGTCCCTGTGGCTCAGACAAGCCACCCTGACATCCCTCCCAATGTGGATCCCTGTGTGTTCTCTCAGCTTCCACCAGACATGCAGGCTGAGCTGCTGGCAGACTGGAAACAACGCAGACCCACGCTCAAAGTCCCCTCCAAACTCGCAACCAAACACTCGGCAGCGCGAGCGGGCAAACCTGCTGCCAAGGGCTCTCAGAGCAACAGTCTGCTGAAATATTTCAAACCCAGCTGA
- the pgam5 gene encoding serine/threonine-protein phosphatase PGAM5, mitochondrial isoform X1, which produces MSFRRAVAAACGLAGGSALLLCAAESREYFGDNRGGRSKAGVGVLHAAHPSPWAPGNHSVQPSGYGWDNNWDKRDPTSNPRRKERSKEENSSEAENSKPTATRHIFLIRHSQYNLNGNRDREKTLTPLGREQAELTGQRLAALGLQYDVLIHSSMARATETANIISRYLPGVELVSCDLLREGAPIEPVPPVSHWKPEAVQYHEDGARIEAAFRRYIHRAEPKQKEDSYEIIVCHANVIRYFVCRALQFPPEGWLRLGLNNGSITWLTIRPSGRVALRALGDSGFMPPDKVTRT; this is translated from the exons ATGTCTTTCCGTAGGGCCGTCGCAGCCGCGTGCGGGCTCGCGGGCGGCTCGGCGCTTCTGCTTTGCGCCGCCGAGTCGCGTGAATATTTCGGAGACAACCGCGGCGGACGTTCCAAAGCGGGAGTCGGTGTTCTTCACGCGGCTCACCCGAGCCCGTGGGCTCCGGGGAACCACAGCGTGCAGCCTAGCGGATACGGATGGGATAACAACTGGGATAA ACGAGACCCCACCTCCAACccgaggaggaaggagaggagcaAAGAGGAGAACAGCTCAGAGGCGGAGAACAGTAAACCCACAGCAACACGCCACATCTTCCTCATCAGACACTCCCAGTACAACCTCAACGGGAACAGAGACCGGGAGAAAACGCTCACTCCTTTAG GTCGCGAGCAGGCTGAGCTCACAGGGCAGAGGCTGGCAGCACTGGGTCTCCAATACGATGTGCTCATTCATTCCAGCATGGCCCGGGCTACGGAGACCGCCAACATCATCAGCAGATACCTGCCAG gggtggagctGGTGAGCTGTGATTTGTTGCGAGAAGGGGCACCCATAGAACCTGTACCTCCCGTGAGCCACTGGAAGCCTGAAGCTGTG CAGTACCACGAAGACGGCGCACGCATTGAGGCAGCTTTCCGCCGCTACATCCACCGGGCCGAGCCCAAGCAGAAGGAGGACAGCTACGAGATCATCGTCTGTCACGCTAACGTCATCCGCtattttgtgtgcag agcGCTGCAGTTCCCGCCAGAGGGCTGGCTGCGTCTGGGTCTGAACAATGGCAGCATCACGTGGCTGACGATCCGCCCGAGCGGTCGCGTGGCCCTGCGAGCGCTCGGAGACTCTGGCTTCATGCCCCCGGACAAGGTTACCCGCACCTGA